In Actinomyces radicidentis, one genomic interval encodes:
- the eno gene encoding phosphopyruvate hydratase, producing the protein MALIENVHAREILDSRGNPTLEVEILLEDGASARAAVPSGASTGAFEAVELRDGDKKRFGGKGVEKAVANVNDVIAPEIIGFEASDQRGLDKLMIELDGTPNKGKLGANAILGVSLAAAQASAESAELPLYQYIGGPNAHVLPVPMMNIMNGGSHADSNVDIQEFMIAPIGAESFREALRMGAEVYHSLKAVVKEKGLSTGLGDEGGFAPNLDSNREALELIMVAIENAGYKPGKDVALAMDVASSEFFDDKTKTYAFEGEAQDTASMVDYYEQLVKDFPIVSIEDPLSEDEWDDWKALTDRIGDKVQIVGDDFFVTNPERLAKGIELRAANALLVKVNQIGSLTETLEAVEMAHRAGYKTMTSHRSGETEDTSIADLAVATNSGQIKTGAPARGERINKYNQLLRIEEELGEDAVYAGASAFPRFQA; encoded by the coding sequence GTGGCCCTCATTGAGAACGTTCACGCCCGCGAGATCCTCGACTCCCGCGGCAACCCGACCCTCGAGGTCGAGATCCTCCTCGAGGACGGCGCCTCCGCCCGTGCGGCCGTGCCCTCCGGCGCCTCCACCGGCGCCTTCGAGGCGGTCGAGCTCCGCGACGGCGACAAGAAGCGCTTCGGCGGCAAGGGCGTCGAGAAGGCCGTCGCCAACGTCAACGACGTCATCGCCCCCGAGATCATCGGCTTCGAGGCCTCCGACCAGCGCGGCCTCGACAAGCTCATGATCGAGCTGGACGGCACCCCCAACAAGGGCAAGCTCGGCGCGAACGCCATCCTCGGCGTCTCCCTCGCCGCCGCCCAGGCCTCGGCCGAGTCCGCCGAGCTCCCGCTCTACCAGTACATCGGCGGCCCGAACGCCCACGTCCTGCCCGTCCCCATGATGAACATCATGAACGGCGGCTCCCACGCCGACTCCAACGTCGACATCCAGGAGTTCATGATCGCCCCGATCGGCGCCGAGTCCTTCCGCGAGGCCCTGCGCATGGGCGCCGAGGTCTACCACTCGCTCAAGGCCGTCGTGAAGGAGAAGGGCCTGTCGACCGGCCTCGGCGACGAGGGCGGCTTCGCCCCCAACCTCGACTCCAACCGCGAGGCCCTCGAGCTCATCATGGTCGCCATCGAGAACGCCGGCTACAAGCCGGGCAAGGACGTCGCCCTCGCCATGGACGTCGCCTCCTCCGAGTTCTTCGACGACAAGACCAAGACCTACGCCTTCGAGGGCGAGGCCCAGGACACCGCGTCCATGGTCGACTACTACGAGCAGCTCGTGAAGGACTTCCCGATCGTCTCCATCGAGGACCCGCTGTCCGAGGACGAGTGGGACGACTGGAAGGCCCTCACCGACCGCATCGGCGACAAGGTCCAGATCGTCGGCGACGACTTCTTCGTCACCAACCCCGAGCGCCTCGCCAAGGGCATCGAGCTCCGCGCTGCCAACGCCCTCCTCGTCAAGGTGAACCAGATCGGCTCTCTCACCGAGACCCTCGAGGCCGTCGAGATGGCGCACCGCGCCGGTTACAAGACGATGACCTCCCACCGCTCCGGCGAGACCGAGGACACCTCCATCGCCGACCTCGCCGTCGCCACCAACTCCGGTCAGATCAAGACCGGCGCCCCGGCCCGCGGCGAGCGCATCAACAAGTACAACCAGCTCCTCCGCATCGAGGAGGAGCTTGGTGAGGACGCCGTCTACGCCGGCGCCTCCGCCTTCCCGCGCTTCCAGGCCTGA
- a CDS encoding FtsB family cell division protein → MSPRRPAARPGNRAGEHPNPSRSRACDARGAGSTRPAGQAEGGSRSSRARTVRSADPAAGTSGSKGGRSSRGRRTGAAGEAGAPQHTVLRLGGPDGVAVPARLLVLVLVLLGAFIVTFPSLRGYLHQQAQYDAVVDEIASAKATSTALEDQLADWNDDDYVKAQARERLSYVMPGETTYVVVGAQAYEDGSSSSSGDAASNTATGPWYDTLRESARVAGEDGEENQDPAQQGWSTAVPTVPTPTSAPTDLNAYSRTLGEP, encoded by the coding sequence ATGTCACCACGCCGCCCCGCCGCCCGACCGGGCAACCGCGCGGGCGAGCACCCGAACCCCTCGCGCAGCCGTGCCTGCGACGCCCGCGGCGCCGGATCGACGCGCCCCGCGGGCCAGGCCGAGGGCGGAAGCCGATCCAGCCGCGCCCGCACCGTGCGCAGCGCAGACCCGGCCGCCGGCACGAGCGGCTCGAAGGGCGGCCGCTCCTCCCGCGGACGGCGCACGGGCGCCGCCGGCGAGGCCGGCGCCCCCCAGCACACCGTCCTCCGGCTCGGAGGCCCCGACGGCGTCGCCGTCCCCGCACGCCTCCTCGTCCTCGTCCTCGTCCTGCTCGGCGCCTTCATCGTCACCTTCCCCTCGCTGCGCGGCTACCTCCACCAGCAGGCCCAGTACGACGCCGTCGTCGACGAGATCGCCTCCGCCAAGGCCACCTCCACCGCCCTCGAGGACCAGCTCGCCGACTGGAACGACGACGACTACGTCAAGGCCCAGGCCCGCGAGCGCCTCTCCTACGTCATGCCCGGGGAGACCACCTACGTCGTCGTCGGCGCCCAGGCCTACGAGGACGGCTCGTCCTCCTCCAGCGGCGACGCCGCCTCCAACACGGCCACCGGCCCCTGGTACGACACTCTGCGCGAGTCCGCGCGCGTCGCCGGCGAGGACGGCGAGGAGAACCAGGACCCGGCCCAGCAGGGCTGGTCCACCGCCGTCCCGACGGTCCCGACCCCGACCTCCGCCCCCACCGACCTGAACGCCTACTCCCGCACCCTCGGCGAGCCGTGA
- a CDS encoding Ppx/GppA phosphatase family protein, with translation MTRVAAIDCGTNTIRLLVADLREPGASGPALTPVTRLNEIVRLGQGVDRTGRLDPEALERTMTALRSYAATARELGAQRTRFVATSATRDAENRADFVDGVREVLGVEPEVVTGEEEARLSFAGTLLGVGGTGDGPERLVVDLGGGSTELVLGRRAPEAAYSMNTGSVRVTERHLADGVTPEAERAARDDVRLLLDTACATVPVGRAGELIGLAGTITTITAHALGLSAFDPEALDGARLTVDEALASCDAVLHSTAAERESWGYLRPGRRDVIAAGALVWSEVIGRVVEETGAAGRPVAGTVTSLTDILDGIALSMGRSADAAGPDGVTGAPETPRD, from the coding sequence ATGACCCGCGTCGCCGCCATCGACTGCGGCACCAACACCATCCGACTGCTCGTCGCCGACCTCCGCGAGCCCGGTGCGAGCGGGCCCGCTCTCACCCCGGTCACCCGACTCAACGAGATCGTCCGACTCGGCCAGGGCGTCGACCGCACCGGTCGCCTCGACCCCGAGGCGCTCGAGCGCACCATGACGGCCCTGCGCTCCTACGCCGCCACCGCCCGCGAGCTCGGCGCGCAGCGCACCCGCTTCGTGGCCACGAGCGCCACCCGCGACGCCGAGAACCGCGCCGACTTCGTCGACGGCGTCCGCGAGGTCCTCGGAGTCGAGCCCGAGGTCGTCACCGGTGAGGAGGAGGCCCGTCTCTCCTTCGCCGGCACCCTCCTCGGCGTCGGCGGGACCGGCGACGGCCCCGAGCGCCTCGTCGTCGACCTCGGCGGCGGCTCCACCGAGCTCGTCCTCGGCCGCCGCGCCCCCGAGGCCGCCTACTCCATGAACACCGGCTCCGTGCGCGTCACCGAGCGGCACCTCGCCGACGGCGTCACGCCCGAGGCGGAGCGCGCCGCCCGCGACGACGTCCGCCTCCTCCTCGACACCGCCTGCGCCACCGTGCCCGTGGGGCGCGCCGGTGAGCTCATCGGCCTGGCCGGCACCATCACCACCATCACCGCCCACGCCCTGGGGCTGAGCGCCTTCGACCCCGAGGCCCTCGACGGAGCCCGGCTCACGGTGGATGAGGCCCTCGCCTCCTGCGACGCCGTCCTCCACTCCACCGCCGCCGAGCGCGAGTCCTGGGGTTACCTGCGCCCCGGGCGCCGCGACGTCATCGCCGCCGGCGCCCTCGTGTGGAGCGAGGTCATCGGCCGGGTCGTCGAGGAGACGGGCGCCGCCGGTCGCCCCGTGGCCGGCACCGTCACGAGCCTCACCGACATCCTCGACGGCATCGCCCTGTCCATGGGTCGGAGCGCGGACGCCGCAGGACCCGACGGCGTCACCGGCGCCCCTGAGACGCCGCGGGACTGA
- a CDS encoding DUF501 domain-containing protein, with amino-acid sequence MTQQPTTRPGEPGAVPDDVAAGAVPAQATSPADAAVAPEDLEALREQLGRVPRGVVAIAARCVCGRPTVVRTAPRLPDGSPFPTSYYLTHPAAVKGCSTLEAEHLMEQYNAELAEDPELTAAYARAHEDYLARRAELGAVEEIEGVSAGGMPTRVKCLHALLGHALAAGPGTNPIGDRTLAVLKERGLWDSERCSC; translated from the coding sequence ATGACCCAGCAGCCCACCACCCGACCCGGCGAGCCCGGAGCCGTTCCCGACGACGTCGCCGCCGGGGCCGTGCCCGCGCAGGCCACCTCCCCCGCGGACGCCGCCGTCGCTCCCGAGGACCTCGAGGCCCTCCGCGAGCAGCTCGGCCGCGTGCCCCGCGGCGTCGTCGCCATCGCCGCCCGCTGCGTGTGCGGACGGCCCACCGTCGTGCGCACCGCACCGCGCCTGCCCGACGGCTCGCCATTCCCCACGAGCTACTACCTCACCCACCCCGCGGCCGTGAAGGGCTGCTCCACCCTCGAGGCCGAGCACCTCATGGAGCAGTACAACGCCGAGCTCGCCGAGGACCCCGAGCTCACCGCCGCCTACGCCCGCGCCCACGAGGACTACCTCGCCCGCCGCGCCGAGCTCGGCGCCGTCGAGGAGATCGAGGGCGTCTCCGCCGGCGGCATGCCGACCCGCGTCAAGTGCCTCCACGCCCTCCTCGGGCACGCCCTCGCCGCCGGCCCCGGCACCAACCCCATCGGGGACCGCACCCTCGCCGTGCTCAAGGAGCGCGGCTTGTGGGACTCCGAGCGCTGCTCCTGCTGA